Proteins encoded by one window of Candidatus Neomarinimicrobiota bacterium:
- a CDS encoding DASS family sodium-coupled anion symporter, which translates to MSADMLFWVQQKRWLLISLAVGISLYFLVPSPQSLSEDGYHILIIILMTLILILKEPIPLPAIALQLIFWQVIIGGSTPNEVGGYFMNDAVFFIMGSLMLAVAIVSQGLDKRLALGIIRFTGNKTWSIVAGFTAISAILSSFVGPHMVTAMMLPVALTLIRFTGKKGKSNTGLIAALLFSIAYGATTGSIGTPSGGGRNVIMMNYWAEFGSGTLSYIEWMKMVYPMVLIEIPFTIFIILKTFPPELQNLDTAVRRLSVEVAHAGKMSAKEIFSLVLFGGVLYGWIVLSEDYGLGSIALIGIFLFMAFGLVSWKDLSKGVNWGVILLFGATISIGVQMKNTGGAAWLAEGSVNLLQSLIPNIDALRAIVSVALSGVLSNLLSSSATVAVVGPVVLNLGGDPILLGLASVISSAFGYFTAVAAPACTIIYSSGLVKAPDFLRAGWKMAIMSIISLALVALVWWPLFR; encoded by the coding sequence ATCTCTGCTGACATGCTTTTCTGGGTCCAACAGAAACGTTGGCTCTTGATCTCTCTGGCAGTGGGCATCTCTCTCTATTTCCTGGTTCCATCCCCTCAATCTTTAAGTGAGGATGGATACCACATTCTCATCATTATTTTGATGACCCTCATTCTTATCCTCAAAGAGCCCATTCCCCTTCCAGCCATTGCGCTTCAGTTGATTTTCTGGCAGGTCATCATCGGAGGCAGCACTCCCAATGAGGTGGGCGGTTATTTCATGAATGATGCCGTTTTCTTTATCATGGGTTCGCTCATGCTGGCCGTAGCCATTGTGAGTCAGGGTCTGGACAAACGGCTGGCGCTGGGAATCATCCGGTTTACTGGGAATAAAACCTGGAGCATCGTGGCCGGTTTTACGGCAATCTCTGCCATTCTTTCAAGCTTTGTTGGTCCCCACATGGTGACCGCCATGATGCTTCCTGTTGCTCTAACTCTGATTCGGTTTACAGGGAAAAAAGGGAAATCAAATACTGGACTTATTGCTGCTCTACTCTTCTCGATAGCCTATGGAGCAACCACAGGATCGATCGGGACGCCCTCTGGTGGTGGTCGTAATGTGATCATGATGAATTACTGGGCTGAATTTGGATCAGGCACTCTGAGCTATATCGAATGGATGAAAATGGTTTATCCCATGGTATTGATTGAGATCCCCTTTACCATTTTTATCATATTAAAGACCTTTCCGCCTGAATTGCAGAATCTTGACACGGCAGTTAGGCGACTCTCTGTGGAGGTAGCTCATGCTGGTAAGATGTCTGCCAAAGAGATATTCTCGCTCGTCTTGTTTGGAGGTGTTCTTTATGGCTGGATTGTTTTGAGTGAAGATTATGGATTGGGGAGTATCGCACTTATTGGAATTTTTCTGTTTATGGCTTTTGGTCTGGTTTCCTGGAAGGACCTCAGCAAAGGTGTGAATTGGGGAGTTATCCTTCTTTTTGGAGCGACAATCTCAATTGGTGTCCAGATGAAAAATACGGGAGGTGCTGCCTGGTTGGCTGAAGGGAGTGTCAATCTGCTCCAGAGCTTGATTCCAAATATTGATGCCTTGCGTGCAATTGTCTCTGTAGCCTTAAGCGGGGTCCTGTCAAATCTTCTCAGTAGCTCAGCCACAGTAGCCGTGGTGGGTCCTGTCGTTCTGAACCTGGGAGGAGATCCCATCCTTCTGGGTCTGGCATCGGTCATATCCTCGGCCTTTGGATATTTTACTGCTGTTGCCGCTCCAGCTTGTACCATCATTTATTCCAGTGGATTGGTAAAAGCCCCTGACTTCCTCCGGGCTGGTTGGAAGATGGCCATTATGTCCATCATTTCCCTGGCTCTGGTGGCTCTGGTTTGGTGGCCGCTTTTTAGATAG
- a CDS encoding dienelactone hydrolase family protein translates to MKQNRQFITHLFIFTIVGSLILGCSGIQQGKELVFEQVNRGQLLADAATAYRAGDFADAGNYYQKVLIHNQNDAIVAYNLACCYALQGDATQAAKFVTLAFQNGFRGLEIFNKDTDFDPVREDPEFKKAAGDIKKRFHSIGTMDYVAASSMMPYRIRFPKDYDASKSYPLLIGMHGMGGNSEGFISQYDKLVDPQVIFVAPEGQYPLSLHIGAQWHRRKWSITDVGKEAWKSSDKMVSDYILKTIKKVSSEYKISDVYIMGFSQGAVYAYTIGLKHPDKIKGVIGFSGYLMDTKGDKSILTKQDIATGKDLRLYIAHGIDDAAIDVETARKVKSMFEQQGYDITYKEFEGRHNVKADVFNEAVAWMQL, encoded by the coding sequence ATGAAGCAGAACAGACAATTTATTACTCATCTTTTCATCTTTACCATAGTGGGATCACTGATCCTGGGTTGTAGTGGAATTCAACAGGGAAAAGAGCTGGTTTTTGAACAAGTAAATCGTGGTCAATTGCTCGCAGATGCAGCGACAGCCTATCGTGCTGGAGATTTTGCAGATGCCGGTAATTACTACCAAAAGGTGCTGATCCACAACCAGAATGATGCTATTGTAGCCTATAACCTGGCATGTTGCTATGCCCTGCAGGGTGACGCTACCCAGGCTGCAAAATTCGTGACCCTTGCCTTCCAAAATGGTTTCAGAGGGCTGGAAATATTCAATAAGGATACAGATTTTGATCCCGTGAGGGAAGATCCGGAATTCAAAAAGGCTGCCGGGGATATTAAAAAACGCTTCCATTCCATTGGAACCATGGACTATGTAGCAGCTTCATCCATGATGCCATATCGGATACGGTTCCCAAAGGACTATGATGCCAGTAAAAGCTATCCACTACTCATAGGAATGCATGGTATGGGTGGCAATTCTGAAGGATTTATCAGTCAATATGACAAACTGGTGGATCCACAGGTCATATTTGTAGCGCCTGAAGGCCAGTACCCGTTATCCTTACATATTGGAGCACAATGGCATCGCCGCAAGTGGTCCATTACTGATGTTGGGAAGGAAGCCTGGAAATCAAGCGACAAAATGGTGAGTGACTACATTTTAAAGACCATCAAAAAAGTGTCTAGTGAATACAAAATTTCAGATGTCTATATCATGGGATTTTCTCAAGGTGCAGTATACGCCTATACCATTGGCTTAAAGCATCCTGATAAGATTAAGGGAGTGATCGGGTTCAGCGGTTATCTCATGGATACGAAGGGGGACAAGTCTATTCTCACCAAGCAGGATATTGCGACTGGGAAAGATCTGCGGCTCTATATCGCCCACGGTATTGATGATGCGGCAATCGATGTGGAAACAGCTCGAAAAGTGAAATCAATGTTTGAACAGCAGGGCTATGACATCACCTATAAAGAATTTGAAGGACGTCACAATGTCAAAGCAGACGTCTTTAACGAGGCTGTAGCATGGATGCAATTATAG
- the recQ gene encoding DNA helicase RecQ, whose amino-acid sequence MIKEAQNILKDIFGYDDFRPLQKEVIENVLKKKDTLCIMPTGSGKSLCYQIPALLFDGLTIVVSPLISLMEDQVKQLEALGVEALMLNSSLSPNEYQMNVQLLRQNKVRLLYLAPETLLMGRTLALLESQKVAAFIIDEAHCISEWGHDFRPEYRQLMDLRERFPDAVCLALTATATQRVQQDIQKSLRFDKSASFVASFNRENLFLEIKHKSQSAQQTLDFLARFPDQSGIIYCLSRKQVDDMADFLQNEGYSVKPYHAGLSPEVRQQNQASFIRDDTQIMVATIAFGMGINKPNVRFILHYDLPSNIESYYQQIGRAGRDGLRADCLFLFGYGDIRKIKYFIGQKKESEQVIAHTQLNALVGLAETDDCRRIPLLTYFGETYNDTNCGMCDNCLADDQTSRDVTIPAQQFLSCVKHSKQIFGAGQIIDILRGSKSQKVKKFGHQELSTYGIGKDFSKTEWFYLSRQFVQKGLLTQDMEHGSLKLTAKAWEVLRGQQIISAPLKERQKKQPQPKTEQPYDPTLFELLRQLRKTLADESNVPPYVIFPDKTLIEMAIYFPQSEAVMLQLHGVGKVKFVRYGSSFMQTIAEYCQINKLQEKPKGGSGGKLTSSSKTIGTPRHQLVGDKFNSGSTIVEITKEFKVQNKTVLDHLYRYCLEGNTLRGNSAFIELSKLSSKTQTEVCKALEQHGTLALRPVFEALGQEISYEELKIIRLHYLANEQKNTKF is encoded by the coding sequence ATGATCAAAGAAGCCCAAAATATCCTCAAAGATATCTTCGGATACGATGATTTCCGTCCTTTGCAAAAAGAAGTGATTGAAAATGTCCTCAAGAAAAAAGATACGCTCTGTATCATGCCTACTGGAAGTGGGAAATCGCTCTGTTATCAAATTCCTGCCCTGCTTTTTGATGGCCTCACCATTGTCGTCTCTCCCCTGATTTCCTTGATGGAAGACCAGGTCAAACAACTGGAAGCCCTGGGTGTTGAAGCGCTGATGCTAAACAGCTCTTTATCACCGAATGAATATCAAATGAATGTTCAACTTCTTCGGCAAAACAAAGTACGCTTACTATATTTGGCTCCTGAGACGCTGCTTATGGGGAGAACGCTTGCACTTCTCGAGTCTCAAAAAGTGGCCGCCTTTATTATTGATGAAGCTCACTGTATTAGTGAATGGGGGCATGATTTTCGTCCCGAATATCGCCAGCTGATGGATCTCAGGGAACGCTTTCCTGACGCCGTCTGTCTGGCCTTGACGGCTACTGCAACTCAAAGGGTTCAGCAGGATATTCAAAAATCACTGCGCTTTGATAAATCAGCTAGTTTTGTTGCCAGTTTTAATCGAGAAAATCTTTTTCTGGAAATTAAGCATAAATCCCAATCTGCTCAGCAAACGCTAGATTTTCTTGCAAGATTCCCTGACCAATCTGGCATCATCTACTGTCTCTCCCGCAAGCAGGTTGATGATATGGCTGATTTTCTCCAAAATGAAGGTTATTCCGTCAAACCCTATCACGCTGGCCTCTCACCTGAAGTACGCCAACAGAATCAGGCTAGTTTTATCCGGGATGATACACAAATTATGGTAGCAACCATTGCCTTTGGGATGGGAATAAATAAGCCAAATGTCCGTTTCATTTTACACTACGACTTGCCCAGTAACATAGAAAGCTATTACCAGCAAATTGGACGAGCCGGTAGAGATGGGCTGCGAGCCGATTGTCTATTCCTCTTTGGATATGGTGATATTCGAAAGATTAAATATTTTATTGGGCAAAAAAAAGAAAGTGAGCAAGTTATTGCCCATACCCAATTAAATGCGCTGGTCGGACTTGCTGAGACAGATGATTGCAGGCGCATTCCCCTGCTCACCTATTTTGGCGAAACTTACAATGATACAAACTGTGGCATGTGTGATAATTGCCTGGCTGATGATCAAACTTCCCGTGATGTAACCATTCCCGCCCAACAATTTTTGTCCTGTGTCAAACATTCTAAACAAATTTTTGGTGCAGGTCAGATTATTGATATCCTGCGAGGTTCAAAATCGCAAAAAGTGAAGAAGTTTGGTCACCAGGAGCTCTCCACCTACGGAATTGGGAAAGATTTTTCTAAAACAGAATGGTTTTATCTTTCGCGACAGTTTGTGCAAAAGGGACTCTTAACCCAGGATATGGAGCATGGCAGTCTCAAGTTGACTGCAAAAGCCTGGGAAGTACTTCGGGGCCAACAAATTATTTCTGCCCCGTTGAAAGAACGGCAGAAAAAACAACCTCAGCCTAAAACAGAGCAACCATACGATCCTACGCTATTTGAGTTGTTGAGGCAATTGCGCAAGACCCTGGCTGATGAATCCAATGTACCACCGTATGTGATCTTCCCCGATAAAACATTGATTGAAATGGCGATCTATTTCCCCCAATCTGAAGCTGTGATGCTGCAATTACATGGTGTTGGCAAGGTTAAATTTGTGAGATATGGGTCTTCATTTATGCAAACAATCGCTGAATACTGTCAGATCAATAAGTTGCAAGAAAAACCTAAAGGTGGGTCTGGTGGGAAACTCACATCCTCATCTAAAACCATTGGTACACCCCGACATCAGCTTGTTGGGGATAAATTCAATTCCGGTTCCACAATAGTAGAGATAACAAAGGAATTTAAGGTTCAAAACAAAACGGTTCTGGATCATTTATATAGATACTGCTTAGAAGGTAATACTCTGCGCGGCAACTCTGCTTTTATTGAACTTTCTAAGCTGTCTTCCAAAACCCAAACAGAAGTTTGCAAGGCTCTAGAACAACATGGTACGCTTGCGCTTCGTCCTGTGTTCGAAGCACTGGGACAGGAGATAAGTTACGAGGAACTGAAAATTATTCGTCTGCATTATCTGGCTAACGAACAGAAAAACACAAAATTTTAG
- a CDS encoding universal stress protein, whose translation MTKKKPLIDPKSLKFLTAVSSVEYSKPTLKMGALIASVFDASHGVVYVGERASEFHGSSVNLTRTNLDNWNIIHPGLEVLEWALKELKKLSPENEELAKIQFNSDHVYEEDGRVRVILPDDKGCRIELVLREGELVDQLRKEIQLESYDLAIIGGSQNKRHLAHSLIQYLPSSIFVLQKFNPRIKYKLLLLVDDSVATNKSVEWGALIAEKLGWPVRTLTVSKTKRFGAGYQGAADKAKAYFDSRGIEVEQFFLTGDPVRTFVDFAGDNHFVIMGASTLNPIKQLLFGSKPIKTLEQSDVPILIVR comes from the coding sequence ATGACAAAAAAGAAACCATTAATCGATCCTAAATCACTCAAGTTTCTTACTGCAGTCAGTAGTGTAGAATATTCCAAACCTACCTTAAAAATGGGCGCTTTGATTGCCTCCGTTTTTGATGCCAGTCATGGCGTTGTCTATGTTGGGGAACGAGCCAGTGAGTTTCATGGAAGCTCCGTCAACCTGACACGAACGAATCTGGACAATTGGAATATTATCCACCCCGGTCTTGAAGTTCTGGAATGGGCACTCAAGGAATTGAAAAAGTTGTCCCCTGAAAATGAAGAGTTAGCTAAAATTCAATTTAATTCTGATCATGTTTATGAAGAGGATGGTCGGGTCCGCGTCATACTACCTGATGATAAAGGCTGCCGAATAGAGCTGGTGCTCCGAGAGGGTGAGCTGGTTGACCAATTGAGGAAGGAAATCCAACTGGAGAGTTACGACCTCGCCATCATTGGTGGTAGTCAGAACAAGCGACATCTCGCACATTCACTCATCCAATACCTACCGTCCTCCATTTTTGTGCTTCAAAAATTTAATCCTCGCATAAAATACAAATTATTGCTTCTGGTGGATGATTCCGTAGCCACAAACAAGTCCGTAGAGTGGGGCGCTTTGATTGCCGAAAAATTGGGATGGCCTGTACGAACGCTTACTGTTTCCAAAACCAAGCGCTTTGGAGCAGGGTATCAGGGCGCTGCAGATAAGGCCAAAGCATACTTTGACTCCAGAGGGATTGAGGTCGAACAATTTTTCCTCACCGGTGATCCTGTAAGAACTTTTGTAGATTTTGCCGGAGACAATCACTTTGTGATCATGGGTGCCTCAACTCTGAATCCCATTAAGCAACTCTTGTTTGGAAGTAAGCCTATCAAGACACTTGAACAAAGTGATGTCCCAATTTTAATCGTTCGATAG
- a CDS encoding DASS family sodium-coupled anion symporter, whose protein sequence is MYIDVLFWMRQKRWFLFAIAYGLIMHFGVTPPVDLNPAAFDALIIISMALILIITEPLPLPAIAMFMLFMQVVLGIDTANNVASSFMNDAVFFIMGSLMLAVAIVSQGLDKRLALAIIYLTGHKTWRIIAGFTAISAILASFIGEHTVAAMMMPVGLTLVRYAHKDPKKVAGLTAALLFSIAYGATIGSIGTPSGGGRNVIMMNYWAEFGAGSVTYLEWIKYVYPMVLIQIPFTVLILLWTFKPEQSNLDSAVRKLVIDVARAGKIKGREWLAIFLFILVFLGWVFLSEDFGLGIIALLGVFLYLAFGLVEWQELNRKTNWGVILLFGSAISIGIQMNETGAARWIAQVIITNLGKVIDNPAILQGSVSVLLTGFMSNILSSSATVAVVGPIVLDLGGDKILIGYATAIASAFGYFTAVAAPACTIIYSSGLVKSKDFLRAGWKMGVLSLVSLLGLSLIWWPLL, encoded by the coding sequence ATATACATTGATGTTTTGTTCTGGATGCGTCAGAAACGATGGTTCCTCTTTGCCATTGCCTATGGTCTTATCATGCACTTTGGAGTGACACCCCCAGTAGACCTTAACCCCGCCGCCTTTGATGCCCTCATTATCATCTCTATGGCGCTCATCCTCATCATAACCGAGCCCTTACCGCTTCCAGCTATTGCCATGTTTATGTTGTTTATGCAAGTGGTTCTGGGAATTGACACCGCCAATAATGTGGCTTCCTCCTTTATGAACGATGCTGTCTTCTTTATCATGGGGTCTCTCATGCTAGCCGTGGCTATTGTGAGTCAGGGGCTGGATAAACGCCTTGCCCTGGCCATCATATATCTGACCGGGCATAAAACCTGGCGAATTATTGCTGGCTTCACTGCAATTTCCGCCATACTGGCTTCGTTTATCGGTGAACATACTGTTGCTGCCATGATGATGCCTGTGGGACTGACCCTGGTTCGATATGCCCACAAGGATCCGAAAAAGGTTGCGGGTCTCACTGCTGCTCTCCTCTTTTCCATTGCCTATGGAGCAACCATTGGATCCATTGGAACCCCCTCGGGTGGTGGTCGCAATGTGATCATGATGAATTACTGGGCTGAATTTGGAGCTGGTTCTGTGACCTATCTGGAATGGATAAAATATGTCTATCCCATGGTGCTGATCCAAATACCCTTCACCGTTCTTATTCTACTCTGGACTTTCAAACCTGAGCAAAGCAATCTTGATAGTGCAGTCAGAAAACTGGTGATTGATGTAGCTCGAGCTGGCAAAATCAAAGGTCGTGAATGGTTGGCCATTTTCCTGTTTATCCTCGTTTTTCTCGGTTGGGTTTTTCTCAGTGAGGATTTTGGGCTTGGAATCATTGCTCTCCTTGGTGTTTTCCTGTATCTGGCCTTTGGCCTGGTGGAGTGGCAGGAACTAAATCGGAAGACCAACTGGGGTGTTATTCTGCTTTTTGGTTCAGCGATTTCCATTGGAATTCAGATGAATGAAACCGGTGCTGCACGATGGATAGCTCAAGTGATTATAACCAATCTGGGGAAGGTTATAGATAATCCCGCAATTCTCCAGGGCAGTGTTTCAGTTCTCCTCACGGGCTTTATGTCAAATATTTTAAGTAGTTCAGCGACGGTGGCAGTTGTGGGTCCCATCGTGCTTGATCTGGGAGGAGATAAAATCCTCATCGGGTATGCCACAGCTATTGCTTCCGCCTTTGGCTATTTCACCGCTGTAGCTGCCCCGGCCTGTACCATCATCTATTCCAGTGGGCTGGTAAAATCAAAAGACTTTCTACGAGCGGGTTGGAAAATGGGGGTTTTATCCCTTGTTAGCCTCCTCGGTTTATCCTTAATATGGTGGCCATTATTATGA
- the acnA gene encoding aconitate hydratase AcnA, which translates to MASKSNSLNSFNTRSTLQLNGQDYEYYSLSKLNADDKLSKLPIAHKVLLENMLRFEDDITVTSGDVEAVLNWDANEPPSHEIQLRPSRVLLQDFTGVPAVVDLAVMRDTMADLGGNPEKINPLQPADLVIDHSVQVDKFGSLGAFAENASIEMERNRERYGFLRWGQEAFENFRVVPPDTGIIHQINLEYLAQVVFKKETEDGIQIYPDSLVGTDSHTTMINGLGVLGWGVGGIEAEAVMLGQPISMLIPQVVGFKLTGKMAEGTTATDLVLTVVQMLRAAGVVGKFVEFYGAGIANLSLEDQATIANMAPEYGATMGYFPVNEATIKYLKFSGRDAEQVALVEAYTKAQGMFYEAGVDQAVYSANLELDMSTVVPSISGPKRPQDRIELSKSKANWVKDLEVLRGSSKGVADVVGSDYQLKDGDVVIAAITSCTNTSNPNVMVGAGLVAKKAVELGLNIKPWVKPSLAPGSKVVTDYLDASGLSTYLDQLQFNLVGYGCTTCIGNSGPLPAPIASAVEAGDLVVTSVLSGNRNFEGRVNSHVKANYLASPPLVVAYALAGTMNIDLASEPLGQDKNGSDVFLKDIWPTSTEIAAAVALAVKPEQFISKYADVFSGDAAWKGLTIPEGNTFDWEADSTYIRKPSFFEGMTREHGVLSDISNARALALLGDSVTTDHISPAGAFKADTPAGKYLIDKGTDLKDFNSYGSRRGNHEVMMRGTFANIRLRNLLAPGTEGGFTKKLPEGEVTTIYDGAMAYKAEGTSLVVIAGKEYGTGSSRDWAAKGTYLLGVKAVIAESFERIHRSNLIGMGVLPLQFKDGEGRVSLGLSGEESFSIAGIAEGLKPGKELEVKCTRTDGSQFSFTAVTRIDTPNEMEYYRHGGILQYVMRSLLD; encoded by the coding sequence ATGGCAAGCAAATCCAATTCTTTAAATAGCTTTAATACTCGGTCAACCCTTCAACTAAACGGTCAGGATTACGAGTATTATTCACTCTCAAAGCTGAACGCTGATGACAAATTGAGCAAGTTGCCCATCGCCCATAAAGTGCTGCTTGAAAACATGCTGCGCTTTGAAGATGATATCACTGTGACCAGTGGAGATGTTGAAGCTGTTTTAAATTGGGATGCCAACGAGCCTCCATCACACGAAATTCAGTTACGACCCAGTCGAGTTCTTTTGCAGGATTTTACAGGGGTTCCTGCAGTGGTAGACCTGGCAGTTATGCGGGATACCATGGCTGATCTTGGTGGAAATCCTGAAAAAATAAACCCTCTACAACCTGCCGATCTGGTCATTGATCACTCCGTCCAGGTAGACAAATTTGGAAGCCTCGGCGCTTTTGCTGAAAATGCCAGCATCGAGATGGAACGCAACCGTGAACGCTATGGATTTTTACGCTGGGGACAGGAAGCTTTTGAGAATTTTCGAGTGGTTCCACCAGATACTGGTATCATCCATCAGATCAACCTGGAATATCTGGCTCAGGTAGTCTTCAAAAAAGAGACCGAAGACGGCATTCAGATTTATCCTGATTCACTGGTTGGAACTGATTCTCACACCACCATGATCAACGGACTGGGAGTTCTTGGTTGGGGCGTCGGTGGAATTGAAGCCGAAGCCGTGATGCTGGGTCAGCCAATTTCCATGCTCATCCCCCAGGTTGTGGGTTTCAAGCTGACAGGAAAAATGGCTGAAGGCACGACTGCAACAGACCTGGTACTCACTGTGGTGCAGATGCTCCGTGCAGCTGGTGTGGTTGGAAAATTTGTTGAATTTTATGGGGCAGGTATTGCCAATCTCAGCCTGGAAGACCAGGCCACCATCGCCAATATGGCACCAGAATATGGTGCCACAATGGGATATTTTCCAGTGAATGAAGCTACTATTAAATATCTGAAATTTAGTGGTCGTGATGCTGAGCAGGTCGCTCTAGTGGAGGCATATACCAAAGCCCAGGGAATGTTTTATGAAGCTGGTGTTGACCAGGCAGTTTATTCAGCCAATCTTGAATTGGACATGAGTACGGTTGTTCCTTCCATTTCTGGACCCAAACGTCCCCAGGATCGTATTGAATTATCTAAATCAAAAGCTAACTGGGTCAAGGACCTTGAAGTCCTCAGGGGCTCAAGCAAAGGTGTAGCGGATGTTGTTGGTAGTGACTATCAGCTCAAGGATGGTGATGTGGTTATCGCGGCCATTACCTCCTGTACAAATACTTCCAATCCCAATGTCATGGTTGGCGCTGGTCTGGTAGCCAAAAAAGCCGTGGAATTAGGACTCAATATTAAGCCCTGGGTTAAACCCAGCCTGGCTCCAGGATCCAAAGTGGTGACTGACTATCTTGATGCGTCAGGGCTATCAACTTATCTGGATCAACTCCAATTCAATCTGGTAGGATATGGTTGCACGACCTGTATTGGAAATAGTGGACCCCTGCCCGCTCCAATCGCATCAGCCGTTGAAGCTGGCGATCTGGTGGTTACTTCAGTGCTCTCCGGGAACCGAAATTTTGAAGGACGGGTCAATTCGCATGTCAAAGCCAATTATCTGGCTTCACCTCCCCTGGTCGTGGCTTATGCCCTGGCTGGAACCATGAACATCGATCTGGCCTCCGAACCACTTGGCCAGGACAAAAATGGCAGTGATGTCTTCCTTAAAGATATCTGGCCAACATCTACTGAGATTGCCGCGGCTGTCGCACTGGCTGTTAAACCTGAGCAGTTCATCAGCAAATATGCCGATGTGTTTAGTGGAGATGCCGCCTGGAAGGGTTTGACTATTCCTGAAGGTAACACTTTTGATTGGGAAGCAGATTCAACTTATATCCGCAAACCTTCCTTTTTCGAGGGCATGACCCGTGAACATGGTGTCCTTAGTGATATCAGCAATGCTCGTGCTCTGGCACTTCTCGGTGATTCCGTCACAACGGATCATATTTCACCAGCTGGGGCTTTTAAAGCTGATACACCTGCAGGTAAATATCTCATCGACAAGGGAACTGACCTGAAAGACTTCAACTCCTATGGGAGTCGTCGTGGAAACCATGAAGTCATGATGCGCGGAACCTTTGCCAATATTCGTCTACGCAATCTCCTAGCTCCTGGAACCGAGGGGGGTTTTACCAAAAAATTACCTGAAGGTGAGGTCACAACTATTTATGATGGTGCCATGGCCTATAAGGCTGAAGGAACCTCTCTGGTAGTTATCGCTGGAAAAGAATATGGAACTGGATCCAGTCGCGACTGGGCAGCCAAGGGAACTTATCTTTTGGGTGTTAAAGCTGTTATTGCTGAAAGTTTTGAGCGCATTCATCGCAGCAACCTCATCGGAATGGGTGTATTGCCACTGCAGTTCAAAGATGGCGAGGGTCGGGTCAGCCTGGGACTGTCCGGTGAAGAAAGCTTCTCTATCGCCGGGATCGCAGAAGGACTCAAACCAGGTAAAGAGCTTGAGGTCAAGTGCACAAGAACTGACGGTAGTCAATTCTCCTTTACTGCAGTTACTAGGATCGACACACCCAACGAAATGGAATACTATCGCCATGGTGGCATCCTCCAGTATGTGATGCGGTCCTTGTTGGATTAA
- a CDS encoding glycerol-3-phosphate dehydrogenase/oxidase, whose protein sequence is MQNYDVIVLGAGINGCGIAENLARAGKQVLLLDKEGVGQGTSSKSSRLIHGGLRYLETGQIHLVYEALHDRQRLIDKYPDLVQPRRFFLPIYKSSPRPAWMIRIGLWMYDLLSGAQKVGHSRTEDIAKFKSKFPAFIEDGLKSVLSYVDAKTHDRQLTRRVADDFQDLGGKVIVHCDIESIDWNMDGFELHSKSGDFAAPILVNATGPWLNEVNEKFDLPARFQIRKVSGIHLIFDGLIVPELMFMQTKEKRIFFVIPEPENDQTLIGTTEREEDCDMDDLDAQESDIQYLLDQVNVYLKPDFQFQREDVRDIYIGVRPLVRRKGDVTDVSREYKLDLHTRGDTKLLHIFGGKLTTYLSLAENVADVLKIKK, encoded by the coding sequence ATGCAAAATTATGATGTAATTGTACTGGGTGCCGGTATTAACGGTTGTGGTATTGCCGAAAATCTGGCTCGAGCTGGCAAGCAGGTTCTGCTGCTGGACAAAGAGGGTGTTGGGCAGGGGACTTCTTCAAAATCTTCACGGCTCATTCATGGTGGATTGCGATATCTGGAAACGGGTCAAATTCACCTCGTTTATGAGGCCCTCCATGATCGTCAACGACTTATAGACAAATATCCGGATCTGGTACAGCCCAGACGGTTTTTTCTGCCCATCTATAAAAGTAGTCCCAGACCTGCCTGGATGATAAGAATTGGATTGTGGATGTATGACCTGCTTTCAGGCGCACAAAAAGTAGGACATTCCAGAACTGAGGATATTGCAAAATTTAAATCAAAGTTTCCGGCATTTATTGAAGACGGATTGAAATCCGTTCTATCCTATGTGGATGCCAAGACCCATGATCGCCAGCTAACGCGAAGAGTAGCGGATGATTTTCAGGATCTGGGCGGAAAGGTTATTGTCCATTGTGATATTGAAAGTATTGACTGGAATATGGATGGATTTGAGCTGCATTCAAAATCAGGAGATTTTGCAGCACCAATCCTGGTAAATGCTACTGGACCCTGGCTCAATGAGGTCAACGAAAAATTTGATCTCCCTGCCCGATTCCAAATCCGCAAGGTGAGTGGGATTCATCTCATATTTGATGGTCTCATCGTACCCGAACTCATGTTCATGCAAACCAAAGAAAAGCGCATATTTTTTGTTATTCCTGAGCCTGAAAATGACCAGACACTCATCGGTACAACTGAACGTGAAGAAGATTGTGACATGGATGACCTGGATGCTCAGGAAAGTGATATTCAATATCTGCTGGATCAGGTAAATGTCTATTTAAAACCAGACTTTCAATTTCAGAGAGAAGATGTGAGGGATATCTATATCGGGGTCAGACCTCTGGTTCGCAGAAAGGGTGATGTCACTGATGTCAGTCGCGAATACAAGCTGGATTTACATACCAGGGGAGATACGAAACTTCTGCACATTTTTGGAGGCAAGTTGACGACCTATTTATCTCTGGCTGAGAACGTGGCAGATGTCCTGAAAATCAAGAAGTAA